A single region of the Pectinophora gossypiella chromosome 2, ilPecGoss1.1, whole genome shotgun sequence genome encodes:
- the LOC126378508 gene encoding peptidyl-alpha-hydroxyglycine alpha-amidating lyase 1-like isoform X2, with amino-acid sequence MQLCCSVFMFYIFEIFFVLTCILNSSCGRRFDYYPGYYGEQENKAKLALEKLEHAPQWVKNWPDASVKMGQVSGVALDNSGNVLVFHRGHNVWDANTFSDKDIYLNLAEPPISQPTILVFNETGDLIDMWGENLFHMPHGITVDSESNVWVTDVAMHQVFKFNPQDRENPVLVLGEKFVPRDDETHFCKPSAVAVMSNGDFFVADGYCNTRIIKYAADGSKLLQFGRRAGESPFVFQVPHALTLAEDRGLVCCADRERGRAACFRADNGTYVTAFRSWLIGPRLFSVAYAPIHGGRLYVVNGPSGSREIPVRGYVIDFNSGRLIQTFAPDGGLSNPHDVVVSPDGSRVYVAELNPYKVYKFVDDQLKNERKEVKNVTIPAKPTATIGK; translated from the exons atgcagTTATGTTGTAGTGTTTTCATGTTTTAcatattcgaaatatttttcgtGTTAACATGTATTCTAAATTCAAGTTGCGGCCGAAGG TTTGATTACTATCCTGGTTATTATGGAGAACAAGAAAATAAAGCAAAACTTGCTTTGGAGAAATTAGAACATG CACCTCAATGGGTAAAAAACTGGCCTGATGCTTCGGTGAAGATGGGCCAGGTGTCTGGGGTGGCACTTGACAATTCTGGGAATGTGCTCGTGTTCCATAGAGGTCATAATGTGTGGGATGCAAACACATTCTCTGACAAGGACATATATCTAAATCTAGCGGAGCCTCCTATATCACAACCAACAATTCTGGTATTCAATGAAACTGGAGATCTCATTGATATGTGGGGAGAAAATCT GTTTCACATGCCACACGGTATCACAGTGGACAGCGAGAGCAACGTGTGGGTGACGGATGTGGCAATGCACCAGGTGTTTAAGTTTAATCCACAGGACAGGGAAAACCCCGTACTAGTGTTGGGGGAGAA ATTCGTGCCCCGTGATGATGAAACCCACTTCTGCAAGCCCAGTGCAGTAGCTGTAATGTCCAATGGAGACTTCTTCGTCGCTGATGGTTATTGCAATACCAGGATCATCAAGTATGCTGCCGATGGTAGCAAGCTGCTGCAGTTTGGGCGCC GCGCGGGCGAGTCCCCGTTCGTGTTCCAAGTGCCGCACGCGCTGACGCTGGCCGAGGACCGCGGGCTGGTGTGCTGTGCCGACCGCGAGCGCGGCCGCGCCGCCTGCTTCCGCGCAGACAACGGCACGTACGTTACCGCCTTCCGCAGCTGGCTCATAGGGCCGCGCCTCTTCAGTGTGGCCTACGCCCCTATACATG GCGGTCGTCTCTACGTCGTGAACGGCCCCAGCGGTTCCCGTGAGATACCAGTTCGTGGCTACGTCATAGACTTCAACTCTGGCCGGCTCATCCAGACTTTCGCACCAG ACGGTGGTCTCTCCAACCCTCACGACGTAGTGGTCAGTCCTGATGGCTCCAGGGTGTACGTGGCAGAACTGAACCCGTACAAGGTGTACAAGTTTGTGGACGACCAGCTCAAGAATGAAAGGAAAGAAGTCAAGAATGTCACCATCCCCGCTAAGCCTACAGCCACCATCGGTAAGTAG
- the LOC126378479 gene encoding methyltransferase-like protein 25B, with the protein MKNMFSQMEAVKTAINSSLKLIRLYDWLLDLYVLDFFVDDHWSKLPASWRESLRNIDTEYLGMILSGEHPNHILPLSLLALVSAVKALSLPRDNLKKYKIESLSCMDKDSCAGHPRLKNLFLKHVKLKKRHEISLMAEVVNHTALASKCEAVIDFGSGVGHLVRVLAYKNGLYAAGIECQNQLTEDARKLDHELEYTASKHLSKGAMSKLRRPTHFNVTLSTTNQLDHLSLPESMKSYGLIGLHPCGDLGPLLLRHFLNSDKVKFISVVGCCFMKLTNAGYPMSDYLRSLEFNLSYASTEISCHAIEVYCDRLKKGTYEDLKVHAYRAALERLLVDHDPKLKHVQVRSIKHSNNLNFRKYCELALERLGIPLPTSPHIWAKGEEDLAQWQRVVTVYSLRLALAPLVETVILLDRVLCVLEHGLSCEIRPVFDPKISPRNHIIVARR; encoded by the exons atgaaaaacatGTTTTCGCAAATGGAAGCAGTTAAAACAGCCATTAATTCATCTTTGAAGCTTATTCGTTTGTACGACTGGCTTCTGGATTTATATGTATTG GACTTCTTCGTTGACGACCATTGGTCTAAACTCCCTGCGTCTTGGCGCGAAAGTTTGCGGAACATAGACACAGAATATTTGGGAATGATTTTATCAGGCGAACATCCTAACCATATCCTTCCACTATCGTTACTTGCCTTGGTTAGCGCTGTGAAAGCTTTAAGCTTACCACGAGATAatctgaaaaaatataaaattgaatcATTAAGCTGTATGGACAAGGATTCCTGTGCTGGACATCCAAGATTGAAGAATCTATTTCTAAaacatgtaaaattaaaaaagagacATGAAATTTCTTTAATGGCAGAGGTAGTAAACCATACAGCCTTAGCAAGTAAATGTGAAGCTGTGATCGATTTCGGATCAGGAGTGGGTCATCTTGTTAGAGTGCTAGCATACAAAAATGGTCTATATGCTGCCGGAATTGAGTGCCAGAATCAGTTAACAGAGGATGCTAG aaaactAGACCATGAACTTGAGTATACAGCCAGTAAGCACCTTTCTAAAGGAGCTATGTCGAAACTAAGGCGACCTACTCACTTTAATGTCACTCTATCAACTACTAACCAGTTGGACCATTTATCTTTACCAGAATCTATGAAAAGCTACGGCTTAATAGGCCTTCATCCTTGTGGGGATCTAGGCCCATTATTGCTTAGGCATTTTCTAAATTCTGACAAGGTAAAGTTTATAAGTGTAGTTGGATGTTGTTTCATGAAACTGACAAATGCAGGGTACCCAATGAGTGATTATTTGAGAAGTTTGGAGTTTAATTTGTCTTATGCAAGTACAGAGATATCTTGCCATGCTATAGAGGTCTATTGTGATAGGCTGAAGAAGGGAACTTATGAGGATTTGAAG GTACATGCATACAGGGCAGCTTTAGAAAGATTACTAGTTGATCATGATCCCAAGCTGAAACATGTACAAGTTAGGAGTATAAAGCATTCTAAcaatcttaattttaggaa ATACTGTGAGCTTGCCCTAGAGAGACTTGGTATCCCTCTACCAACATCCCCCCATATCTGGGCAAAGGGGGAGGAAGACCTGGCGCAATGGCAACGTGTGGTCACCGTCTACTCGCTGAGACTGGCGTTAGCTCCGTTGGTGGAGACTGTTATATTGCTTGACAGAGTACTGTGCGTTTTGGAGCATG gtcTATCGTGCGAGATTCGTCCTGTATTCGACCCGAAGATATCTCCACGGAATCACATTATAGTGGCTCGAAGATAA
- the LOC126378201 gene encoding GPI mannosyltransferase 4 codes for MFLKSQIFKAILFRNPVKLPLSYWLLVCLRFVLTILPQRGYIHPDEFFQNVEVITGDILIVDVARTWEFNPKFPIRNIFVPKMILGPPIHFIRIANPYTQHYLNVNLRTPYYLLIIPRLFICFLSLINDYCLYKICVLYGQNFRNRLKIFASSYVLFVYCTRSFSNTFEMMFFSILIYLVAQCMLRSDKIIYHDEFLQERYNQASSPVEKVKLFKLRTHLPQHSLNNVLIIASLVVIGIFNRPTFVGFAFPPIFFWLHRGLGSKVVGFKDFHYRIISLIFCSIPTILVLIVVDSSYYGYLTNADIESLKLTWDNWVVTPLNFLRYNGDMKNLRQHGLHPWWLHLVVNVPLLFNVLGILAYVTLTCNLYRFMRGQYSKLPRIQSITGLMMFSLITPVALLSIFPHQEARFIIPVLLPLVYLFGNHLYENEGDQPRTRKYKKAIRAIWYITNIILTLFFGFVHQGGIYPFANTLYREIRSSYGVHTHVITTHSYSIPTFLLQLESTNKIWKDKKTGHKYRLAPSTFIHKYGSLPTDDLFQRIDDVLTEAEMLLHDSKKKYRFYLASPCSLEQKVREHAKKYHYIDIQEDFSYYPHFCTEAFPKFPDRRDQYCIESNLLKTNESRVIDLNVLQRVSCFLKRFCLRVYRVQPAGSFHN; via the exons ATGTTTTTGAAAAGTCAAATCTTCAAAGCGATTTTATTTAGAAACCCGGTGAAGTTACCGTTGTCTTATTGGTTACTTGTGTGTCTCAGGTTTGTGCTTACTATTTTGCCGCAGCGAGGATATATTCATCCTGACGAGTTTTTCCAAAATGTGGAGGTCATTACAG gCGATATACTCATCGTCGATGTCGCTAGGACATGGGAATTCAATCCTAAATTCCCCATTAGGAATATTTTTGTCCCCAAAATGATACTAGGGCCCCCAATCCACTTTATTCGTATTGCTAATCCATATACTCAGCATTACTTAAATGTAAACTTGAGAACCCCATATTATTTACTAATAATACCACggttatttatttgtttcctTTCGCTTATAAACGATTATTGTCTTTATAAAATATGTGTATTATATGGCCAGAATTTCAGGAACAGACTAAAAATATTTGCAAGTTCCTATGTGCTATTTGTATACTGCACAAGAAGTTTCTCAAACACATTTGAAATGATGTTTTTTTCAATTCTGATATATTTGGTGGCCCAATGCATGTTGCGGTCGGACAAAATAATATATCATGATGAATTTTTACAGGAAAGATATAATCAAGCTTCTAGTCCTGTAGAGAAAGTCAAACTTTTCAAACTTCGTACTCATTTACCTCAACATTccctaaataatgttttaattattgcttCACTTGTAGTTATAGGTATATTCAACCGTCCAACATTTGTCGGTTTTGCTTTCCCACCAATATTCTTCTGGCTTCATAGAGGACTAGGGTCCAAAGTGGTAGGCTTCAAAGATTTCCATTACCGTATTATATCATTAATCTTTTGTAGTATACCCACAATATTAGTTCTTATTGTAGTAGACTCAAGTTATTATGGATACTTAACAAATGCAGATATAGAATCGTTGAAGTTAACATGGGACAACTGGGTGGTGACTCCATTGAACTTTCTGCGGTACAACGGAGACATGAAGAACTTGAGACAGCACGGGTTACATCCCTGGTGGCTGCATCTCGTTGTAAATGTACCTCTGCTGTTCAATGTCCTGGGAATACTGGCGTATGTCACACTGACGTGCAATTTGTACAG aTTCATGCGCGGCCAATACAGCAAGCTCCCGCGGATCCAGAGCATTACTGGCCTTATGATGTTCTCCCTCATCACGCCAGTAGCCCTGCTCTCAATCTTCCCGCATCAGGAAGCCCGGTTCATCATCCCAGTCCTACTACCCCTGGTCTACCTCTTCGGCAACCACCTTTACGAGAACGAAGGCGACCAACCAAGAACCAGGAAGTATAAAAAGGCTATACGAGCCATTTGGTACATTACCAATATCATACTAACACTGTTCTTCGGCTTTGTACACCAAGGAGGCATATATCCCTTTGCCAACACGCTTTACAGAGAAATTAGGAGCAGCTACGGTGTGCATACTCATGTTATCACCACACATAGTTACAGCATACCCACATTTCTCCTCCAACTGGAGAGTACCAACAAAATTTGGAAAGATAAAAAGACGGGACACAAGTACAGACTGGCGCCGTCTACGTTTATTCACAAATACGGTTCGTTACCCACGGACGACTTGTTCCAACGTATTGACGACGTTTTAACTGAAGCAGAGATGCTCTTACATGACAGTAAGAAGAAATACAGATTCTACCTGGCATCTCCTTGCTCTTTGGAGCAGAAAGTCCGTGAACACGCCAAGAAGTACCACTACATAGACATACAGGAGGACTTTTCGTACTACCCCCACTTTTGCACCGAGGCGTTCCCCAAGTTCCCAGACCGCCGCGACCAGTACTGCATAGAGAGTAATCTCCTCAAAACAAACGAATCTCGTGTTATAGATCTGAATGTGTTGCAAAGAGTATCATGTTTTCTAAAGCGGTTTTGTTTGCGAGTGTACAGAGTACAACCTGCGGGCAGTTTTCACAATTGA
- the LOC126378508 gene encoding peptidyl-alpha-hydroxyglycine alpha-amidating lyase 1-like isoform X1 has product MQLCCSVFMFYIFEIFFVLTCILNSSCGRRFDYYPGYYGEQENKAKLALEKLEHAPQWVKNWPDASVKMGQVSGVALDNSGNVLVFHRGHNVWDANTFSDKDIYLNLAEPPISQPTILVFNETGDLIDMWGENLFHMPHGITVDSESNVWVTDVAMHQVFKFNPQDRENPVLVLGEKFVPRDDETHFCKPSAVAVMSNGDFFVADGYCNTRIIKYAADGSKLLQFGRRAGESPFVFQVPHALTLAEDRGLVCCADRERGRAACFRADNGTYVTAFRSWLIGPRLFSVAYAPIHGGRLYVVNGPSGSREIPVRGYVIDFNSGRLIQTFAPDGGLSNPHDVVVSPDGSRVYVAELNPYKVYKFVDDQLKNERKEVKNVTIPAKPTATIEASSVGAEGARWAWRGAAAGAAGAALLAAAALALLRARNNGKGREAQPLM; this is encoded by the exons atgcagTTATGTTGTAGTGTTTTCATGTTTTAcatattcgaaatatttttcgtGTTAACATGTATTCTAAATTCAAGTTGCGGCCGAAGG TTTGATTACTATCCTGGTTATTATGGAGAACAAGAAAATAAAGCAAAACTTGCTTTGGAGAAATTAGAACATG CACCTCAATGGGTAAAAAACTGGCCTGATGCTTCGGTGAAGATGGGCCAGGTGTCTGGGGTGGCACTTGACAATTCTGGGAATGTGCTCGTGTTCCATAGAGGTCATAATGTGTGGGATGCAAACACATTCTCTGACAAGGACATATATCTAAATCTAGCGGAGCCTCCTATATCACAACCAACAATTCTGGTATTCAATGAAACTGGAGATCTCATTGATATGTGGGGAGAAAATCT GTTTCACATGCCACACGGTATCACAGTGGACAGCGAGAGCAACGTGTGGGTGACGGATGTGGCAATGCACCAGGTGTTTAAGTTTAATCCACAGGACAGGGAAAACCCCGTACTAGTGTTGGGGGAGAA ATTCGTGCCCCGTGATGATGAAACCCACTTCTGCAAGCCCAGTGCAGTAGCTGTAATGTCCAATGGAGACTTCTTCGTCGCTGATGGTTATTGCAATACCAGGATCATCAAGTATGCTGCCGATGGTAGCAAGCTGCTGCAGTTTGGGCGCC GCGCGGGCGAGTCCCCGTTCGTGTTCCAAGTGCCGCACGCGCTGACGCTGGCCGAGGACCGCGGGCTGGTGTGCTGTGCCGACCGCGAGCGCGGCCGCGCCGCCTGCTTCCGCGCAGACAACGGCACGTACGTTACCGCCTTCCGCAGCTGGCTCATAGGGCCGCGCCTCTTCAGTGTGGCCTACGCCCCTATACATG GCGGTCGTCTCTACGTCGTGAACGGCCCCAGCGGTTCCCGTGAGATACCAGTTCGTGGCTACGTCATAGACTTCAACTCTGGCCGGCTCATCCAGACTTTCGCACCAG ACGGTGGTCTCTCCAACCCTCACGACGTAGTGGTCAGTCCTGATGGCTCCAGGGTGTACGTGGCAGAACTGAACCCGTACAAGGTGTACAAGTTTGTGGACGACCAGCTCAAGAATGAAAGGAAAGAAGTCAAGAATGTCACCATCCCCGCTAAGCCTACAGCCACCATCG AGGCGAGCAGCGTGGGCGCGGAGGGCGCGCGCTGGGcgtggcgcggcgcggcggccggcgcggcgggcgcggcgctgcTGGCCGCCGCCGCGCTGGCGCTGCTGCGCGCGCGCAACAACGGTAAGGGCCGCGAGGCGCAGCCGCTCATGTAG
- the LOC126378039 gene encoding uncharacterized protein LOC126378039, with the protein MEEELNEHELEERFYSMLHYVDDTQADNTLKQNALDIIENAPRSTVRRYWRTSGETTAPQNTPFQKVNSTKEDPEPATEDTKPKSEKGSSPSEPLPQHLSIFYTAVPQNLKKTIEIIENEDNDIVEVESSDEDDDEVIEVALPPKPTIMIESSDEDDISIQDTSTKAKLNAHEKSSSNGEREVSASPVPSIVSSVSDEFIRGDCIAFNISSHCPDKHSFDFSLHGSDVLGSTPSKNKKRKRNKESATSTPTVAEKSQKKSAIEECFATPKSKAKNRKEKEKSYVVTEKSLPSADVYDSDSNQSIVSVVESNKNRKSYIVSEKSLPSVDVYETDSNPSETPRATDISKPSLTSNIESSDSSTSLDKTQEETAKSIRKETVSNNDPVTIDLTENYFVEEDIVVANVSGFTESEDYGDETVQEKAAPKFGSTKVPAILYENLDFDNLKGKEKVCKNRRYSLTTLRAEMEKFYNESWGGEDFNHREIQKNMSRDKSLWAIDPKDKMPSLNRKKYNVMCNYCNRPGHRDDTCRLKPPVCFMCGNTGHMEPRCPSKICVNCGSANHMYSTMCRNCVNWSRITCAECGQNGHPSSHCPDMWRRYHNTIDVTPILEENRFTKKHYQLFCSGCTRRGHLVHTCRLSLPFSGLPINSPFVNMYRPIYAPVSDTNTPDQSYNNQKNKRSFKTFQQESTISSAAITPSRPEHGKRQSKSPTVHETHTNKKRNMCISENTEAQASKSPVRPDHQRKTSQSKEPSENIEEAKERECVTANVPVTEAAPDFIPISSWSTSNHDKKGHVIQDNEVSDTSDVVTSARIYVTSQIIDKLKSTEGEGWLKQMKEKFHVTVENADSNSFLSIKGKVRDQEAFQSAFREWVTEKPSTNADDRDISHQTEGDRSFFSNNIPKNRKNVLRKLAKAFKSLKVDLGEPNELFKELNYLKKNHQQLLKQKVINPKQLNNNRDRINLMVKKLNMILVGQAGLAGGFRHLKELQTLQEKLINIQQKTISLDLREEIGEHFQTIFTAAPRHDYVELLNSYNFKPPLLHQYRKLSLNKCKMKKFITIPFTQKKNQRSIKEAKVSIEKSKPEIISCQSPVRKPLVEKTKNKLVFFKNRLMNARPNDTVHRKTRNELVQKLQSYIGSLSNDVNMSSKSIKKMRRVQEQAQLFLNNA; encoded by the exons AGCTACCGAGGACACCAAACCCAAATCAGAGAAGGGCTCCTCCCCATCGGAACCACTGCCACAACATCTCTCTATATTTTATACAGCTGTTCCTCAGAATCTGAAAAAGACCATCgaaattattgaaaatgaagACAACGACATTGTGGAGGTTGAATCAAGTGACGAGGATGACGATGAAGTTATTGAAGTGGCTCTACCACCAAAGCCCACTATCATGATTGAAAGTTCTGATGAAGATGACATTTCTATACAAGATACTTCTACTAAAGCAAAACTTAATGCACATGAAAAGAGCTCCAGTAATGGTGAAAGAGAAGTCTCAGCGAGTCCTGTGCCCTCAATTGTTTCTTCAGTCTCAGATGAATTCATCCGTGGGGATTGTATTGCATTCAACATTTCCTCCCATTGCCCAGATAAACACAGCTTTGATTTCAGCCTTCATGGATCTGATGTTCTTGGAAGCACACCTTCTAAAAACAAGAAAAggaaaagaaacaaagaaagtgCAACATCTACTCCAACAGTTGCTGAAAAATCACAAAAGAAATCAGCCATTGAAGAATGCTTTGCCACACCTAAGAGCAAAGCAAAAAATAGAAAGGAGAAGGAAAAATCATACGTTGTGACAGAGAAAAGTTTACCAAGTGCGGATGTTTACGATTCGGACAGTAATCAGTCCATAGTCAGTGTTGTAGAATCAAATAAAAACCGTAAGTCATATATTGTTAGTGAGAAGAGCCTACCTAGTGTAGATGTGTATGAAACTGACTCTAATCCGAGTGAAACTCCTAGAGCCACTGACATTTCAAAGCCCTCTCTGACAAGCAATATTGAATCTTCTGATAGCAGTACTTCCCTTGACAAAACTCAAGAAGAGACAGCAAAGAGTATTCGGAAAGAAACTGTATCTAATAATGACCCTGTTACTATTGATCTGACCGAAAACTATTTTGTAGAAGAAGATATTGTCGTCGCCAACGTATCAGGTTTCACAGAATCTGAAGACTACGGAGATGAGACTGTACAAGAAAAGGCTGCACCGAAATTTGGCTCAACAAAGGTCCcggcaattttgtatgaaaatttggACTTTGACAACTTGAAAGGCAAAGAGAAGGTGTGCAAGAACCGACGGTATTCTCTGACGACTCTTCGCGCTGAGATGGAGAAGTTTTACAATGAAAGTTGGGGTGGTGAAGACTTCAACCATCGTGAGATACAGAAGAATATGTCAC gaGATAAAAGTTTATGGGCCATTGATCCCAAGGACAAAATGCCATCGCTGAACAGAAAGAAATACAATGTCAT GTGCAACTACTGCAACCGGCCGGGACACCGTGATGATACGTGCCGCCTCAAGCCACCCGTCTGTTTTATGTGTGGAAACACGGGTCACATGGAACCGCGCTGTCCTAGTAAAATCTGTGTCAAT TGTGGGTCTGCCAACCACATGTACTCGACGATGTGCCGCAACTGCGTGAACTGGAGTCGCATCACGTGCGCCGAGTGTGGCCAGAACGGACACCCATCCAGCCACTGTCCTGATATGTGGCGCCGCTACCATAATACT atCGATGTTACTCCAATTTTGGAAGAAAATCGGTTTACAAAGAAACACTACCAGTTATTCTGCAGTGGATGTACCCGACGTGGTCATTTAGTCCACACATGCCGCCTCTCTCTTCCGTTTTCGGGCCTCCCGATCAATTCTCCCTTTGTAAATATGTATCGCCCTATATACGCCCCCGTATCAGACACGAATACACCCGACCAAAGCTACAACAATCAGAAAAATAAACGATCATTCAAAACCTTCCAGCAAGAGTCCACCATCTCGTCGGCCGCTATCACACCATCGAGGCCGGAACACGGGAAGCGACAGTCTAAGTCGCCGACTGTCCACGAAACACATACTAACAAGAAGAGGAATATGTGCATATCAGAAAATACAGAGGCACAAGCTTCAAAGAGTCCCGTGCGACCGGACCATCAAAGGAAAACATCTCAAAGTAAGGAACCTTCTGAAAATATCGAAGAAGCAAAAGAACGGGAGTGTGTTACAGCTAATGTTCCCGTTACGGAAGCAGCACCGGACTTTATTCCTATCAGCAGCTGGAGCACCAGCAATCATGACAAAAAGGGACACGTTATTCAAGATAACGAAGTATCTGATACGAGCGACGTCGTGACTTCAGCCAGAATTTATGTTACGAGTCAAATAATTGATAAACTAAAATCAACAGAAGGCGAAGGCTGGCTCAAGCAAATGAAAGAAAAGTTTCACGTTACCGTTGAAAACGCGGATAGTAATTCATTTTTAAGCATAAAAGGTAAAGTTCGAGATCAGGAAGCTTTCCAATCTGCATTCAGGGAATGGGTTACCGAAAAACCAAGCACTAACGCCGATGATCGTGACATCTCACATCAAACCGAAGGTGATCGATCCTTTTTCAGCAACAATATACCTAAAAACAGGAAAAATGTCTTGCGAAAACTGGCTAAGGCTTTTAAATCATTGAAAGTCGATTTAGGAGAGCCCAACGAGTTGTTTAAGGAGCTAAACTATCTAAAGAAAAATCACCAGCAGCTTCTTAAGCAGAAAGTGATCAACCCTAAACAGTTGAACAACAACCGAGATCGCATTAATCTGATGGTTAAGAAACTCAACATGATACTAGTCGGGCAAGCTGGCCTTGCAGGCGGTTTCAGACATTTAAAAGAGTTGCAGACATTACAAGAAAAACTTATAAACATCCAGCAGAAAACCATCTCTCTTGATTTGCGCGAAGAGATCGGTGAGCATTTCCAAACCATTTTCACTGCTGCCCCTAGACACGATTATGTCGAACTACTGAACTCATACAATTTCAAACCGCCACTGCTGCACCAGTATAGGAAACTTTCTCTAAACAAGTGTAAAATGAAGAAATTCATCACCATTCCATTCACACAGAAGAAGAATCAACGTTCTAtaaaagaagcgaaagtgagCATTGAAAAAAGTAAACCAGAAATTATTAGCTGCCAGAGTCCAGTAAGGAAACCATTAGTAGAGAAAACTAAGAATAAATTAGTTTTCTTTAAGAATAGGCTGATGAACGCTCGCCCTAACGACACGGTCCACAGGAAGACGCGAAACGAATTAGTGCAAAAACTACAATCGTACATCGGCTCGTTGAGTAACGACGTCAATATGTCGTCAAAGAGTATAAAAAAGATGAGAAGAGTTCAAGAACAGGCGCAACTGTTTTTAAATAATGCATAA